ATCTGTCCATGCACAATGGATACTTGATACTTCGGCTGTGGAAATTCGCGCACAATACTTTCGTACCCGTCCATCAAATCCTTGTAATCCATTGTTTCGCTTTCCTGTATTAAGGGATACACAATATACACCTGCCGGCCCTTGTTAATTTCATCCTTTATAAAGCGAAAAACCTTTAGTCTATTTGCATCAAAACGGTGTACGGTTTTAATGTCTTTTCTGCCCGGCGGAAGCTCGTCAATTACACTAATATCCAGGTCGCCATAAACGCTCATGGCGAGGGTGCGGGGGATGGGGGTAGCGGTCATAACGAGGATGTGTGGGGGAATAGCCCCAGCCCCTCCAACCTCCACGGAGGGGAGGCTTTTCAAAGCAGTATCTATTTTTTTTAACGAGGCATCGATATTGCCTATTATTTCTTCATTTGTGAACCGTAGTACTTTAAACTTCAGTTCTTTTAAAATTTGCGTTCTTAGTTCATCAGCTTCTTTTTGTTGTGGGTGGTTGTGATAGCCTCCATCTACTTCAATTATCAGCTTTTTTTCGAGACAGACAAAATCGACAATAAACTCATCAATAATATGTTGTCGTCTAAATTTATAATCAAGTTTTTTGGTCCGTAAACAATCCCATAAAATTGCTTCTGCTTGGGTTGGTTGCTTCTTGTTTTTTTGCTGAAGCTCTTTCAGCAAGTTATAAGTAGATGACCTAGCTGTCATGTACTTTTTACGCACCCTAGCTGCTTCCTCCCTCAGGGAGGATTGAGGTGGGCCTCCCTTATGCCATAATTTACTTCTTTGTTCAACTCCAAAACGGTGTTGCTCATCCACAATTGCAAGCCCTAAATTTTTGAATTTCACCTTTTCTTCCAATAGGGCGTGAGTGCCAATTAAGATGTTTAATTCGCCGTTTTCCAATTTTTCATGAATATCTCTTCTCTTTGAAGTTTTAGTTGAACCAGTTAAAAGTTCTATACTGGTATTGAGGTTTTTACATAAATCAATTAAACCGTTATAATGCTGGACTGACAAAATTTCAGTAGGCGCCATTAAACAGGCTTGAAAACCATTGTCAATAGCTATTAACATTGACATGAGCGCTACAATTGTTTTGCCAGAACCCACATCGCCCTGCAAAAGTCTATTCATTTGCGCATGGCTACCCAAATCATTGCGAATTTCTTTAACAACTCGCTTCTGCGCATTGGTTAAATTAAAGGGTAAATGTTCTTTGTAAAAAGTATTAAAATTATGCCCTATTTTATCGAAAGTATGGCCCTTGATTTTTGATTTATGGATGAGGTTTTTCCGAATT
This region of Aequorivita marisscotiae genomic DNA includes:
- a CDS encoding DUF559 domain-containing protein, with amino-acid sequence MNNNFLQTPIDYLKGVGPNRADLLKKELGIHTFQDLLNLFPNRYLDRTQYYKIGQLQQTNAEVQIVGKITHIKSVEQKRGKRLVATFIDETGSMELVWFRGQKWIRDNLKLNVPYVVFGKTNYFNGSFSMPHPEMELLEAHEKSIRSAMQPVYPSTEKLSNSGITNRVINGLMQQLFLESKNAFAETLAKTLLEQLKLVSKKEALFNIHFPKSQAHLARAQYRLKFEELFYIQLQLIRKNLIHKSKIKGHTFDKIGHNFNTFYKEHLPFNLTNAQKRVVKEIRNDLGSHAQMNRLLQGDVGSGKTIVALMSMLIAIDNGFQACLMAPTEILSVQHYNGLIDLCKNLNTSIELLTGSTKTSKRRDIHEKLENGELNILIGTHALLEEKVKFKNLGLAIVDEQHRFGVEQRSKLWHKGGPPQSSLREEAARVRKKYMTARSSTYNLLKELQQKNKKQPTQAEAILWDCLRTKKLDYKFRRQHIIDEFIVDFVCLEKKLIIEVDGGYHNHPQQKEADELRTQILKELKFKVLRFTNEEIIGNIDASLKKIDTALKSLPSVEVGGAGAIPPHILVMTATPIPRTLAMSVYGDLDISVIDELPPGRKDIKTVHRFDANRLKVFRFIKDEINKGRQVYIVYPLIQESETMDYKDLMDGYESIVREFPQPKYQVSIVHGQMKPADKEYEMNRFIKGETHIMVATTVIEVGVNVPNASVMIIESAERFGLSQLHQLRGRVGRGAEQSYCILMTSHKLSADAKTRLATMVRTSDGFEIAEVDLKLRGPGDIMGTQQSGVLNLRIADIVKDSEILKIARSYAAQILKADPNLTSTENIPIKNTYAQLVKYRNIWNYIS